One region of Deltaproteobacteria bacterium genomic DNA includes:
- a CDS encoding acetyl-CoA carboxylase carboxyltransferase subunit alpha gives MFVYDFERPIYEIEKKIDDLKRLSKKKGINISKEIKILEEKKDNLIKEKFSHLSIDEIVKIARHPSRPYTLDYIERIATDFIEFHGDRRFADDKAMVTGLANIDDFKVAIIGQQKGKNTKENLRRNFGMAHPEGYRKALRLMKLAEKFNLGIVTLIDTPGAYPGIGAEERGQAEAIAVNLYEMAGLRVPIVIIITGEGGSGGALGIGAGDRVAMLSHAIYSVISPEGCSSILWRDAEHTKEAAKAMRIIAHDLHEAGVIDEIIEEPVGGAHRNYDEMAKRVKAFIVKSLSELVPLTEKKILENRWKKIRKMTTQFL, from the coding sequence ATGTTTGTATATGATTTTGAAAGACCTATATATGAGATAGAAAAAAAAATAGATGATCTAAAAAGATTATCTAAGAAGAAAGGGATAAATATTTCAAAAGAAATAAAAATATTGGAAGAGAAAAAAGACAATCTTATAAAAGAGAAATTTTCGCATCTTTCTATAGATGAAATAGTAAAAATTGCTCGTCACCCCTCAAGACCCTATACATTGGATTACATAGAAAGAATAGCAACGGATTTCATAGAGTTTCATGGTGATAGGAGATTTGCCGATGATAAGGCAATGGTTACGGGATTGGCTAATATAGACGATTTTAAGGTGGCAATAATTGGCCAGCAGAAGGGGAAAAACACAAAGGAAAACCTGAGGCGTAACTTTGGAATGGCTCATCCTGAAGGTTATAGAAAAGCATTAAGACTGATGAAATTGGCAGAAAAGTTTAATTTAGGCATTGTTACTCTTATAGATACCCCTGGTGCCTATCCGGGTATCGGAGCAGAAGAAAGGGGGCAGGCAGAAGCTATTGCTGTCAATCTTTATGAAATGGCAGGGTTGAGAGTGCCTATTGTGATTATCATTACAGGAGAAGGCGGTAGCGGTGGTGCTTTGGGTATCGGTGCAGGAGACAGAGTAGCCATGCTCTCTCATGCCATTTATAGTGTTATCTCTCCAGAGGGGTGTTCTTCTATTTTGTGGAGAGATGCTGAGCATACTAAAGAAGCAGCAAAAGCTATGCGGATAATCGCTCACGACCTACACGAGGCTGGTGTTATAGACGAGATAATAGAGGAACCTGTGGGTGGCGCGCACAGGAACTATGATGAAATGGCTAAAAGAGTAAAAGCTTTCATTGTCAAAAGTTTGTCAGAGCTTGTTCCTTTAACTGAAAAAAAGATTTTGGAGAATAGATGGAAAAAGATAAGGAAAATGACCACTCAGTTTCTATAG
- the pheA gene encoding prephenate dehydratase, with protein MEKDKENDHSVSIDSLRNRISRIDEKIVELLDERMSCVQEVARFKKESNLMFYVPEREKEIYKKVLTKAKLFPDKGLRVIFREVMSASLSLEKPLKIAYLGPEATFTHQAAMKRFGVSLNYLPEERIEDIFLDVENDRVDFGVVPIENSIEGVVNYTLDMFMNVNVYIVSEIILEIKHALMNKSGKAEDVKAIYSHPNALAQCRGWLKKHFPDVPTFETTSTAKAAKIAQENKEAASIASQSASELYDLRLIANGIEDRLNNITRFLVIGKYISHKSGRDKTSIMFSIKDRVGALYHILKPIYESGVNLTRIQSRPSGRETWTYVFYIDLCGHIEDDCVKKSIDKIREETVFFKVLGSYPAEER; from the coding sequence ATGGAAAAAGATAAGGAAAATGACCACTCAGTTTCTATAGACAGTTTGAGAAACAGAATCTCCCGTATAGACGAAAAGATTGTTGAGCTTTTAGATGAGCGGATGTCTTGTGTACAGGAGGTTGCCCGCTTTAAAAAAGAGTCCAATTTAATGTTTTATGTACCGGAAAGAGAAAAGGAAATATATAAAAAGGTATTGACTAAAGCAAAGTTGTTTCCCGATAAGGGATTGAGGGTAATATTTAGGGAGGTGATGTCTGCCTCCTTATCCTTAGAAAAACCTTTGAAAATTGCTTATTTGGGACCGGAAGCTACATTCACTCATCAAGCGGCAATGAAACGATTTGGCGTATCTCTAAATTATTTACCGGAGGAAAGGATAGAGGACATATTTTTGGATGTAGAGAACGATAGAGTAGATTTTGGTGTAGTGCCTATAGAAAATTCTATTGAAGGAGTGGTGAATTATACTCTGGATATGTTTATGAATGTAAATGTCTATATTGTTTCGGAAATTATTTTGGAGATAAAGCATGCTTTAATGAATAAGTCCGGGAAGGCAGAGGATGTTAAGGCTATTTATTCTCATCCCAACGCTCTTGCTCAATGTAGGGGATGGTTGAAGAAACATTTTCCAGATGTTCCGACATTTGAAACCACCAGTACCGCAAAAGCAGCCAAAATAGCTCAAGAAAACAAAGAGGCAGCGTCCATTGCTTCTCAATCGGCGAGCGAACTCTATGATCTTAGATTGATAGCAAATGGTATAGAGGACAGGTTGAATAATATTACCCGTTTTTTGGTTATAGGGAAATATATTTCTCATAAAAGTGGTCGGGACAAAACATCCATTATGTTTTCCATTAAGGATAGAGTGGGTGCACTCTATCATATTTTGAAACCGATTTATGAAAGTGGTGTTAACCTCACCCGCATTCAGTCTCGACCTTCGGGAAGGGAAACCTGGACTTATGTATTCTATATAGACCTTTGTGGTCATATAGAGGATGATTGTGTAAAAAAATCTATAGACAAAATAAGGGAAGAGACGGTGTTTTTTAAAGTATTAGGTTCTTACCCTGCGGAGGAAAGATGA
- a CDS encoding histidinol-phosphate transaminase, with product MKVASYIRDLVPYPPGKPIEELKRELGLKNVVKMASNENPIGPSPLAVQAIKDSLNKINFYPDGSGYYLRKRLAQEMNVKMENIVLGNGSNEIIELLNRTFLTAEDDEVILSFPSFSVYRIVAQAMGAKKIEVPLKDYRHNLREIKNKINKNTRLVFIDIPNNPTGTIVYEDELSEFIDGIDDGCLIILDEAYFGYNTDKDYPDILSFFRNNKNVFVLRTFAKLYGLAGLRIGYGIGDEEIVDYLNRVRQPFNVNSLAQAGARAALDDKKHVKQTLKTNRRGKEFLYKAFEDMDIEYILTHANYILFDVKQDAEEIYNKLLHKGVIIRLMKGYGYETHLRVTVGTEDQNGKFIDCLREVMGV from the coding sequence ATGAAAGTAGCATCATACATTAGGGATTTAGTACCTTATCCACCAGGGAAACCTATTGAAGAGTTAAAAAGGGAACTGGGGCTAAAGAATGTAGTGAAAATGGCTTCCAATGAAAATCCAATAGGACCTTCTCCTTTAGCGGTTCAAGCGATAAAAGATTCTTTAAATAAGATCAACTTTTATCCTGATGGCAGTGGATATTATCTACGCAAAAGATTGGCACAAGAGATGAATGTAAAGATGGAAAATATTGTTTTGGGTAATGGTTCCAATGAGATTATAGAACTCTTGAATCGCACCTTTCTCACTGCTGAAGATGATGAGGTGATACTCTCTTTCCCTTCGTTTTCTGTCTACCGCATCGTTGCTCAGGCAATGGGTGCAAAGAAAATAGAAGTTCCACTTAAAGATTACCGTCATAATCTTCGGGAAATTAAAAATAAAATAAATAAAAATACACGATTGGTGTTTATTGATATACCAAATAACCCTACCGGAACAATCGTTTATGAAGATGAATTGAGTGAATTCATAGATGGCATAGATGATGGTTGTTTAATCATTTTAGATGAAGCATATTTCGGGTATAATACCGACAAAGATTATCCCGATATTCTCTCCTTTTTTCGCAATAATAAGAATGTTTTTGTGTTAAGAACATTTGCCAAGCTTTACGGATTGGCAGGATTAAGAATAGGATATGGTATAGGTGATGAGGAAATTGTTGATTATCTGAATCGGGTGCGTCAGCCCTTTAATGTGAACAGTTTGGCTCAAGCAGGAGCAAGAGCGGCTTTGGATGATAAAAAACATGTCAAACAGACATTAAAAACAAACAGAAGAGGAAAGGAGTTCTTGTATAAGGCATTTGAAGATATGGATATTGAATATATTCTTACCCATGCCAACTATATATTATTTGATGTGAAACAAGATGCTGAAGAAATATACAATAAACTCTTACATAAAGGGGTAATCATTCGTTTGATGAAAGGATATGGTTATGAAACACACCTCCGTGTGACTGTAGGCACAGAAGATCAAAATGGAAAATTTATAGATTGCTTAAGGGAAGTAATGGGTGTTTAA
- a CDS encoding prephenate dehydrogenase produces the protein MFKRAFIIGIGLIGGSLAIDLKKKKLVGEIFGYDNSLKNLNKAKSLGIIDRKAKLGEINRCDLVIVSVPVLSIPSVLLSVFPMLKKGAYILDVGSVKGYVVESVKDKIPSGIDYVPLHPVAGREISGPESARKNLFKGHTVIITPIRNERWKKIEDLIEAVGAVPIYMDYRLHDELFAISSHIPHILSFANVNLLREMNADNIKFLVGTGFRDFTRIAKSSEEIWADIVIANKSYVLKAMERLLEGWAEVKKAISCDDRAKLISLWREARLFKEKLDG, from the coding sequence GTGTTTAAACGTGCTTTTATTATAGGAATAGGATTAATCGGCGGCTCCCTTGCCATTGATTTAAAGAAAAAAAAATTGGTAGGGGAAATCTTTGGTTATGATAATTCCTTAAAGAATTTAAATAAGGCAAAAAGTTTAGGAATTATTGACAGGAAGGCAAAGTTAGGAGAGATAAATAGGTGTGATTTAGTGATAGTGAGCGTGCCTGTTTTATCTATCCCTTCTGTTTTGCTTTCTGTTTTTCCAATGTTAAAGAAAGGTGCGTATATTCTGGATGTGGGTAGCGTTAAAGGATATGTTGTGGAAAGCGTGAAGGATAAAATACCTTCAGGAATAGATTATGTACCCCTGCATCCTGTTGCGGGAAGAGAAATCTCAGGTCCTGAATCAGCCAGGAAAAATTTATTTAAAGGGCATACGGTAATTATCACACCGATAAGAAATGAAAGATGGAAGAAGATTGAGGATCTGATTGAGGCAGTGGGGGCTGTGCCGATTTACATGGATTATAGGCTGCATGATGAGTTGTTTGCTATATCCAGCCACATTCCTCATATATTGTCGTTTGCAAATGTAAATCTATTGAGAGAAATGAATGCAGACAACATAAAATTTCTGGTGGGGACTGGGTTTAGGGACTTTACCCGCATTGCAAAATCAAGTGAAGAGATATGGGCAGATATTGTTATCGCCAATAAATCCTATGTGCTAAAAGCCATGGAAAGGTTGCTTGAGGGATGGGCTGAGGTAAAAAAGGCTATTTCTTGTGATGATAGGGCTAAACTCATAAGTTTATGGAGAGAAGCGCGACTGTTTAAAGAAAAGCTTGATGGATAA
- the cmk gene encoding (d)CMP kinase, with product MDKLIVTIDGPSGSGKSTLAKLLACREGFFYIDTGALYRSIAYLFSTKPTPRELDKLSVLWKKVNTEYHLFVSNRDMEPYIRGEEIGKNASIIAKLPFVRRFVNSVVRENVNRGKYVVEGRDVGSVIFPEAQVKIYLQADLKERAMRRAKELHVQKDMILDKIKERDEKDITRKDSPLVIPEGAHVIDTTNKTQEKVYTEVISLLK from the coding sequence ATGGATAAATTGATAGTAACAATTGATGGCCCTTCGGGTTCCGGAAAAAGTACTTTGGCCAAGTTGCTTGCTTGCAGGGAAGGGTTTTTTTATATAGATACAGGCGCTTTGTACAGAAGCATTGCTTATCTATTTTCTACAAAACCAACACCCAGGGAATTAGACAAACTAAGTGTTTTATGGAAAAAAGTAAATACAGAATATCATTTATTTGTCTCTAATAGGGATATGGAACCTTATATAAGAGGCGAGGAAATAGGCAAAAATGCTTCTATAATAGCAAAGCTACCCTTTGTAAGAAGATTTGTGAATAGTGTGGTGAGAGAGAATGTAAACAGGGGAAAATATGTGGTAGAAGGAAGGGATGTGGGTAGCGTAATTTTCCCTGAAGCGCAGGTTAAAATATACCTTCAGGCAGACCTTAAAGAGAGAGCAATGAGGAGGGCAAAAGAACTTCATGTACAGAAAGATATGATTTTAGACAAAATTAAAGAAAGAGATGAAAAAGACATAACCAGAAAAGATTCGCCGCTGGTTATACCTGAGGGTGCTCATGTAATAGATACAACGAATAAAACACAGGAAAAAGTATACACAGAAGTAATATCATTGTTGAAATGA
- a CDS encoding 4-hydroxy-3-methylbut-2-enyl diphosphate reductase has translation MKVVVADNAGFCFGVKRAIALTREVVKREQTVYSLGPLIHNPQVVETLRKEGVKVISKIDGIEEGVVVIRSHGVSPQIIRKAQEKGLEVVDATCPFVKETQNFVRILSDEGYRVVIVGDKNHPEVKGLLGYAEKAVVVNSADEAKKIRDKQVGVVSQTTQSTSKLISVMDVLLKKVEELRIFNTVCSATVGRQESAEKLAKNADAMVVVGGYNSGNTRRLYDICKAICSCCYHIERAEEIKKEWFKGCKVVGVTAGASTPDYVIKEVCRTLENM, from the coding sequence ATGAAAGTAGTAGTGGCAGATAACGCAGGGTTCTGTTTTGGTGTAAAGAGGGCCATTGCTTTAACGCGTGAGGTTGTTAAAAGGGAACAGACTGTTTACTCATTGGGTCCTTTGATTCATAATCCACAGGTAGTAGAAACACTACGAAAGGAAGGAGTAAAGGTTATTAGTAAGATAGATGGAATAGAAGAGGGTGTGGTTGTCATCCGTTCTCATGGTGTTTCCCCTCAAATTATAAGAAAAGCACAAGAAAAAGGATTAGAGGTGGTTGATGCCACCTGTCCTTTTGTGAAAGAAACGCAGAATTTTGTGAGGATATTAAGTGATGAAGGTTACAGGGTGGTGATCGTTGGGGACAAGAATCACCCTGAAGTAAAAGGATTATTAGGCTATGCCGAAAAAGCGGTGGTGGTCAACAGTGCTGATGAAGCGAAAAAGATAAGGGATAAGCAAGTAGGTGTTGTTTCTCAAACCACCCAATCGACATCCAAGTTGATCAGTGTGATGGATGTACTTTTGAAGAAGGTAGAAGAGTTGCGTATATTTAACACGGTATGTAGCGCGACCGTAGGAAGACAGGAAAGTGCAGAGAAATTGGCTAAAAATGCGGATGCGATGGTAGTTGTAGGAGGTTACAATAGCGGCAATACCCGCAGGTTGTATGATATATGTAAAGCTATATGTTCTTGTTGTTATCATATTGAGAGGGCAGAGGAAATAAAGAAGGAATGGTTTAAGGGATGTAAGGTTGTAGGTGTAACGGCTGGTGCTTCCACGCCTGATTATGTGATAAAAGAAGTGTGTAGAACATTAGAGAACATGTAA
- a CDS encoding Na/Pi cotransporter family protein has protein sequence MQINTIIGILGGTALLMYGVNMVSLNFQIVTSKGVRALVDRFAGGKYKSFLIGFFLTALLQSSGATSVMLVGFTSAALIGLYDAISFIIGVNIGTTIAAQIVAFHIYGFAPLAFFLILLVYLFTFKTRHRVIISIFLGLSLVFFGLYVVSTTAGAAGDEVSSLVKRFSHNYFLLFLIAIVFTALIQSSLVTIGITMILAHSGYLSLTSAIPIVFGANIGTCIVIFFAYAGIRDRRTLQVAVSHLLFNVIGVILIFPFLHHFSLLVAAFSHPFAFQIDRQIATAHLLFNVLVAIPFLLFLRPFSQFISFLIPLRRFRYLSLNDALILAPQMALSALHKQIAHLLNITIRVTEESKGAILKEGFNEQELLKGISYVENYVPEIISFSSKMSQKSLSEAESLEMTMLVSIANELGHIVQLIKRRLPEMMRNDIYFRSEKSNDIASLHKRILDNFSLVKKAFVENSRHIALTAFDERLSIREFERSLKKKYFQKAYLGEGVDLMFSYLDVLDFYVRLNVLVGHIARILLGQIF, from the coding sequence GTGCAGATTAATACTATCATTGGAATATTAGGTGGCACTGCTCTCCTTATGTATGGCGTAAATATGGTCAGCTTGAATTTTCAGATTGTTACATCAAAGGGCGTAAGAGCACTTGTGGATCGATTTGCGGGCGGTAAATACAAATCTTTTTTAATTGGATTTTTTTTGACAGCATTGCTTCAGAGTTCTGGCGCAACGAGTGTGATGTTAGTTGGTTTTACTTCTGCGGCATTGATAGGTCTATATGATGCCATTTCTTTTATTATCGGGGTGAATATCGGCACCACAATTGCCGCTCAGATTGTTGCCTTTCATATATATGGTTTTGCGCCCTTAGCTTTTTTTCTTATTCTCCTCGTATATCTCTTTACATTCAAAACAAGACACCGTGTAATAATTTCTATTTTTTTAGGGCTCTCACTCGTTTTTTTTGGTTTATATGTTGTCTCTACTACTGCAGGTGCAGCAGGAGATGAAGTTTCTTCTCTTGTAAAAAGATTTTCTCATAATTATTTCCTGCTTTTCTTAATAGCTATAGTATTTACCGCTCTTATTCAATCCAGTTTGGTTACGATAGGTATAACTATGATTTTGGCACATTCGGGATACCTGAGTCTAACATCTGCCATACCGATAGTTTTTGGGGCAAATATAGGAACATGCATAGTTATATTCTTTGCCTATGCAGGCATAAGAGATAGGAGGACTTTGCAGGTAGCTGTCTCTCATCTTTTATTTAATGTCATTGGTGTAATCTTAATTTTTCCATTTCTACACCATTTTTCTTTATTGGTAGCTGCATTTTCTCATCCCTTTGCTTTTCAGATAGACAGGCAGATTGCTACTGCTCATCTTTTATTTAATGTTTTAGTGGCAATACCATTTCTTTTATTTTTAAGACCCTTTTCTCAATTCATTTCTTTTCTTATTCCATTGAGGAGATTTCGTTATCTAAGCTTGAATGATGCGCTGATTCTTGCTCCTCAAATGGCTTTGTCTGCCCTACACAAACAAATTGCACATCTTTTAAATATAACGATAAGGGTCACGGAAGAAAGCAAGGGAGCAATATTGAAAGAGGGATTTAATGAGCAGGAACTTCTTAAAGGGATAAGTTATGTTGAAAACTATGTTCCTGAAATTATCTCTTTTTCTTCAAAGATGTCTCAGAAATCCCTTAGTGAAGCAGAATCTTTAGAGATGACAATGCTTGTTTCCATAGCCAATGAGTTGGGACATATTGTACAGCTTATAAAGAGACGATTGCCGGAGATGATGAGAAATGATATATATTTTCGCTCCGAGAAGAGCAATGATATTGCATCCTTGCATAAACGCATTTTAGATAACTTTTCTCTTGTTAAAAAAGCCTTCGTTGAGAATAGTCGTCATATTGCTTTAACTGCTTTTGACGAAAGATTATCTATAAGAGAATTTGAAAGATCGCTCAAAAAAAAATACTTTCAAAAAGCATATTTGGGAGAAGGTGTAGATTTGATGTTTTCTTATCTGGATGTTTTAGATTTTTATGTGCGATTAAATGTGCTTGTGGGTCACATTGCACGCATTTTGTTGGGGCAAATTTTCTAA
- the ruvC gene encoding crossover junction endodeoxyribonuclease RuvC, which yields MLTLGIDPGSKVTGFGIVGEENTCVMYENFKLSPKMDFADKLNALHERVIEIITAFHPTEMAIEKAFVFINATTALKLGEVRGSLIAGVRNCTLPIYEYTPTSIKYSLTGYGRATKKEIKTAVENILHTKINEKGSDATDALAIALCHIRHLENLPQQNACNVTHKHI from the coding sequence ATGCTTACTCTGGGCATAGATCCTGGATCAAAAGTAACGGGATTTGGCATAGTAGGTGAAGAAAACACCTGTGTTATGTATGAAAACTTTAAACTATCACCTAAAATGGATTTTGCAGATAAGCTAAATGCATTGCACGAAAGGGTTATAGAGATAATAACCGCTTTTCACCCCACAGAAATGGCTATTGAAAAAGCGTTTGTGTTCATAAATGCTACCACAGCTTTAAAACTGGGAGAAGTAAGGGGATCTCTAATTGCTGGTGTAAGAAATTGTACTCTACCAATATACGAATACACGCCTACCAGTATCAAGTACTCGCTAACAGGATATGGAAGAGCGACAAAAAAAGAGATAAAAACTGCGGTAGAAAATATACTACACACTAAAATAAACGAGAAAGGTAGCGATGCTACGGATGCTTTAGCTATTGCTTTGTGTCATATTCGCCATTTAGAAAATTTGCCCCAACAAAATGCGTGCAATGTGACCCACAAGCACATTTAA
- a CDS encoding LysM peptidoglycan-binding domain-containing protein yields MKALRVCVILVWLLFGCYAAEADIVYKVKKGDNLTTIACLYNVPLQKIEKANDVNKYIHPGERIVIPIKEVYAPRSDYIYTVKKGDFLIKLAQHFNLSVETLKKNNGLETNRIIPGDQLYIKKTLPPKNLYLTEKRKDYSILSFNKIHVVKGGESLYSLSQQYNVPMNLIKLVNEIKGNTIRKGEMLLVPGEVEYVTTKERASRILYKIRRVSAQRNFQANAKGRKAAEIAKQYLGIPYKYGGSGENGMDCSAFVQIVYKKLCIYLPRTTRGQINRGKPVRLSQLKIGDLIFFEAHGRRPSHVGMYIGNNKFIHASSWKHHVTINKLRGYYLNHFIAARRVLRSGS; encoded by the coding sequence ATGAAAGCATTAAGAGTATGTGTTATCTTGGTATGGTTGTTGTTTGGTTGTTATGCAGCAGAAGCAGATATTGTATATAAAGTAAAAAAAGGTGATAATTTAACAACAATCGCCTGTCTATATAATGTTCCATTACAAAAAATAGAGAAAGCAAATGATGTAAACAAATATATACACCCCGGAGAGAGGATAGTCATTCCTATAAAAGAGGTCTATGCACCAAGAAGTGATTACATCTATACCGTGAAAAAAGGAGATTTTCTAATAAAGCTTGCTCAACATTTTAATCTTTCAGTAGAAACATTAAAGAAAAACAATGGACTTGAAACAAACAGAATAATTCCTGGAGACCAGTTGTATATCAAAAAAACCTTGCCGCCGAAAAACCTTTACTTAACAGAAAAAAGGAAGGATTATTCTATACTGTCATTTAATAAAATACATGTTGTGAAAGGAGGAGAAAGTTTATATAGCTTATCTCAGCAATATAATGTTCCCATGAACTTAATTAAATTAGTAAATGAAATAAAAGGAAATACAATAAGGAAAGGAGAGATGTTGCTCGTTCCGGGAGAAGTGGAATATGTTACAACAAAAGAAAGGGCAAGCCGCATTTTATATAAAATAAGAAGGGTTTCGGCACAAAGAAATTTTCAAGCCAATGCAAAAGGAAGAAAAGCGGCAGAAATAGCCAAACAATACTTAGGTATTCCTTACAAATATGGTGGATCGGGGGAAAATGGCATGGATTGCTCGGCATTTGTTCAAATTGTATATAAAAAATTATGCATATATCTTCCCCGAACAACCAGAGGACAAATAAATAGAGGGAAACCTGTACGTCTAAGCCAATTGAAGATTGGAGACCTCATATTCTTTGAAGCGCATGGCAGAAGGCCGTCTCATGTAGGGATGTACATAGGGAACAATAAATTTATACATGCCTCTTCATGGAAGCACCATGTAACCATAAATAAATTACGAGGGTATTACCTTAATCATTTCATAGCCGCACGCAGGGTTTTAAGGAGCGGTTCCTAA
- a CDS encoding shikimate kinase codes for MNIFLVGFMGAGKSSVGKKLSEEMNYKFIDTDSFIEKQTDRKIEDFFDKGEEEIFRKKEREFLQNFDSENTVISTGGGMACNMENISLMKKKGVIVYLFITLREAIKRTHFDRPLLKNRENIDSLFKKRLHFYRNANIIISIDKKTVEEVSKRIKALLCYITPKGGC; via the coding sequence ATGAACATATTTCTTGTTGGATTTATGGGAGCAGGAAAGAGTAGCGTAGGGAAGAAATTGTCTGAGGAGATGAACTATAAGTTCATAGACACAGATAGCTTTATTGAAAAACAGACAGATAGAAAGATTGAGGATTTCTTTGACAAAGGCGAGGAAGAGATATTCAGGAAAAAAGAAAGGGAATTTTTACAAAATTTCGATTCAGAAAACACTGTCATATCTACCGGTGGTGGGATGGCATGCAACATGGAAAATATCTCTCTAATGAAGAAAAAAGGGGTAATAGTTTATCTGTTTATAACCTTGAGAGAAGCAATAAAAAGAACCCACTTCGACAGGCCGCTTCTTAAAAATAGAGAAAATATAGATAGTCTTTTCAAAAAGAGATTGCATTTCTACAGGAATGCAAATATTATAATATCTATAGATAAAAAAACAGTGGAAGAGGTGAGTAAGAGAATAAAGGCACTTTTATGTTATATAACTCCAAAAGGGGGTTGCTAA
- the aroC gene encoding chorismate synthase, protein MSLRWMDGGESHGKGLTVIIDGIPAGLKIDLKKINEYLQERQKGYGRGGRMDIEKDSVDIRGGIRGRETIGSPVVLFIENKDWINWKEKMDPFEITEERLTKPRPGHADLPGYLKYNRRDLRDVLERSSARQTATRTAVGAIAREILEELGIYVTGFVRQIGKVNFPGQIKSGKMIREKMEQSAVRCPDEETTKLMCKEIEKTKQEGDTLGGVIEVICENVIPGLGTYVQWDRRLDAHLAFSLMSIQAIKAVEIGGGIENASKKGSQVHDEIFYSQEKGYFRKTNRAGGIEGGMSNGENIVLKAYMKPIPTLRKRLHSVDVESKKEEFAFFERSDVCAVPAASVICEAAISIELASFYLEKFGGDTMDELKENLYRYNEYLERK, encoded by the coding sequence ATGAGCCTGAGGTGGATGGATGGTGGAGAATCACATGGGAAAGGGTTAACGGTAATCATTGATGGAATTCCGGCAGGCTTAAAAATAGATTTAAAAAAGATCAACGAATATCTTCAAGAAAGACAAAAAGGTTATGGACGCGGCGGGAGAATGGATATAGAAAAAGATTCCGTAGATATAAGAGGAGGAATAAGAGGAAGAGAAACAATCGGTTCTCCTGTTGTTCTATTCATTGAAAATAAGGATTGGATAAACTGGAAAGAAAAAATGGACCCTTTTGAGATAACTGAAGAGAGGTTAACTAAACCCAGACCTGGTCATGCGGATCTACCTGGTTACCTCAAGTATAACAGAAGAGATTTGAGGGATGTTTTAGAAAGATCCAGCGCCAGACAAACAGCAACTCGTACAGCAGTGGGAGCGATAGCCAGAGAAATATTAGAAGAATTAGGTATTTATGTAACAGGTTTTGTAAGACAAATAGGGAAGGTAAATTTCCCTGGACAAATCAAAAGCGGAAAGATGATAAGGGAAAAAATGGAACAATCTGCCGTTCGTTGTCCGGATGAAGAAACTACAAAACTTATGTGCAAAGAAATAGAAAAAACAAAACAAGAAGGAGACACATTAGGAGGAGTGATAGAGGTGATCTGTGAAAATGTGATACCAGGCCTCGGCACTTATGTTCAATGGGATAGAAGATTGGATGCCCACCTTGCATTTTCTCTTATGAGCATTCAAGCCATCAAAGCGGTAGAGATAGGAGGTGGCATAGAAAATGCCTCAAAAAAGGGGTCACAAGTGCATGATGAAATATTCTATTCTCAAGAAAAGGGATATTTTCGCAAAACAAACAGGGCTGGCGGCATAGAGGGAGGAATGAGCAATGGCGAGAACATTGTTCTTAAAGCTTACATGAAACCCATACCCACATTGAGAAAGAGATTGCACTCTGTAGATGTAGAGAGCAAAAAGGAAGAATTTGCTTTTTTTGAAAGGTCAGATGTTTGTGCTGTGCCTGCCGCATCTGTAATATGTGAAGCCGCTATATCCATAGAGCTGGCATCCTTTTATCTGGAAAAATTTGGTGGCGATACAATGGACGAACTAAAAGAAAACCTCTATCGTTACAATGAATACCTTGAAAGAAAATGA